CGTCGCCGCCGGGGATGGCGCCCACCGCCAGCGGATCCCCGCCGTGCGCGCCGGGCAGCCGGTCCGGTGGCAGCTCCAGCACCTCGACGAAGTGGGCGAGCTTGGCGGGCAGGTCGACGCCGGCCGCCACCCCGGCCCGGATCCGGTCGAGCCGCTCCCGGGTCACCCCGGCCGGCAGCCCTGGCCGACCGGCCGGCAGCCGGTGCCGGACCTCCGGCGCCAGCCGGTCCAGCCGCTCGCCGATCGAGCCGACCAGCGCCGGCACGATCAGGTCCGCGCCGGGCGTGTCCGGCAGGTCGACCGGGCCGAGCGGCCCGTGCAGCGCCCGCAGGCCACCCGCCACCGCGTCGAGCAGACCGGCGGCGGGCGTCCCCGGCCGGGCCAGCTCCGCCAGCAGCGCGTCGGTGGCGCTCACGGTCGGCACCAGCGCGTACCCCTGGACGGGTGGTCCCCACCGTGCCGTCGGCCGCTGCGCGCGCAGCAGGTGCGCGACGCGGGCGTCGTGCCCGGGCAGGCCGGGCGCGACCGCGACCAGCCGGGCCGTCTCGTACGTGGACGGGTCGACCTGTCCCCACGGCCGCCGCGACAGTCCGGCGACCAGCTCGTCGGCCGGGCGGGGCAGCGCGGCGGCCCGGGCCGGCCGGGTCATCACGCCGCCCCCCAGAAGTCGGAGAGCTGATAGAAGCCACTGGTGTAGGCGATCTGCCGGTGCAGGTACTCCGCCTGCCGGGGGCTGCGGTCGGCGAGCGCGGCGATCCGCTCCCGGCAGCGGGCGGCCAACTCGGTCAGCCGGGTGGTGACCTCGGCCGGCTCGGCGACCAGCAGCAGCGCGTTGAGATCCCCCCACTCCAGGTCCCGGCGGTGGGTGGCCAGGTCGTTGACCAGCCGCAGTACCCGCTGCACGTCCCGCCCGACACTGCGCAGCTCGGGCAGGTGGTCCAGGCAGTCCGGGTCACCCACCGAGATCCAGTGCGTCACGTTGACGAACGAACAGGCTAGGTTGTCGGCGTTGTCGAGGTATCCGTCGAGGTCGAGCGGCGGCCGGCCGGTGACCGGGTCGGTCGGCAGGCTCTTCCAGTCCCACTCGCGGGCGACCGCCTGGAACATCCGGTCCAGTTCCTCCCGCCACACCGTCCGCTGGGCGGCCCAGGCCGGCGCGGTGGTCAGCTCGTCGCGGATCTCGGCCAGCAGGTGCGCCAGCTCGGCGCCGCGCGGCGGGGGCGCGCCGTCGGCCACGGCCAGGCAGTCCGCGACGGTACGCCGTACCTCCTCGGCGGTGCCGGCCCGGGTGTCGATCGCCCAGTCGGCGGCGAAGACCCAGAGCAGCACCCGGGTGGTGAGGCGCAGCCGCGCGGCCGGGTACCAGGGCGCGGTGAACGCGATGGCGGTGGCCACCGAGCTGAGCAGCGCCGGGTCGAAGGTGGCCGCCGAGAAGAGCCCGGGGTGCCGGGCAGCGACGTCCTGCAGGTCACGCAGCCCCCGGGTGGCCAGGGCGCAGATCCGGCCCTGCTCCGCCACCGAGGCCGGGGCCACCCCGCCGTCGAGCGTGGCGGCCGGCGGTGGGCCGCTCACCGGGAGACCGGACCGTGGGCCGGGGAGAGGGTGAGCTCCATCCGCTGCCGGGGCGACAGCGAGGCACCCATCCGAGGCGTCAGGTCGGCCGGGCCGCCCAGCTTGAAGCGGAACCGGCTGAGCACGGTGCCGACGATGAGCTGCGCCTCCAACAGGAAGAGGTACTGGCCGAGGCACTGGTGCGGACCACCGCCGAACGGGAAGTAGGCGTACCGGTAGCGGCGGCGCGGCTGGTCGGGGGCGAACCGCTCCGGGTCGAACCGGGTCGGGTCGGGCCAGAAGGTCGCCATCCGCTGGGTCACGTACGGGCTGACCAGCACCGTGGCGCCGGCGGGCAGCCGGACGCCGCCGACCACGTCGTCGGCGACCGCGGTACGCGGGATCAGCCAGCCGGCCGGATAGAGCCGGAGCAGCTCGTCCAGGACCATCCGGCCGTAGCGCAGTTCGCCCAGGTGCTCCCGGCGGACCGGCCCGTCGCCGACCACCCGGTCGATCTCCTCGTAGAGCCGGGCCGCCACGTCGGGTTGGGTCTCCAGCACCGGCCAGAGCCAGGACAGCAGCGCGATGGTGGTCTCGGTGGCGGTGGAGAACATCGCCACCACGTCGCCCCGGATCTGGTACTCGTCGGGTACCCGGCCGTCCGGGCGGGGCCGGCAGAGGGTGGCGATGATGTCGTCGCCGTCGTCGGGGTTCGCCCGGACCGACCGGATGATCGGCAGCACCACCTGGTCGATGGTCCGTACCGCCTCCCGGAAGGCCCGGTCGCCGGGCATCGGCACCGCGTACGGGACGAAGGGGGCCAGCAGCCGGGGGATCATCGCGGTGGTCACCGTGTCGAGCGCGGCGCTGATCCGCAGCGCGTCCACGAGGGTGATGCGGTCGGCGAAGAGCACCCGCATGGTGGCCCGCAGGACCAGCCTCTTCAACTCCTGCGCCCCGTCGACCGGGCGGCCCGCCCGGGCCGGTTCGGCCCAGTCGTCCACCGCCTCGCCGATCGCCTCCGCCATCCGCTCGACCAGCGTCTCCGCCCGTTTGGCGGTGAACAGCGGTTGCAGGGCGGCCCGGCTGGACTCCCAGATCTCGCCCTCGGCGACCAGGATCGCCTCACCGACCACCCGACGCACCGGACGCCAGAGCAGGCCCCGGTCGTCCCGGATGTAGTTGGCCGCGTTGTCGCGCAGCACCCGCTGCAGGTGCTCGGGGTGGGTGACCAGCCAGGGCCGGAACGTGCCGAGGTTGAGCCGGACGACGCGACCCTCCGCCTCGTCGGCGATCCGCACCAGCCCTCCGAGCGGGTCCTTCATCAGCGTCGGCAGCGCTCGGCGTACGGGCACGTCGACCGCCCGGCCGGCGGTCGGGGCGGGATCACCACTCACCGCGTCGGACATCAATATCTCCCTCGTCGTCTCGGCACGTCACGTCCACATCGGCTGTCAGTTGTGGAGTCGGCCGCTCCGGTGGGTCATGACTATGTCACTGACGCGAGATATCCTCCAGACGTGCTCGCGGTGAGAATTCCGCAAGTGGAACATCGGGGTGCCGGCCGGTCGGAACGTGGGCGCGCCGCGGCCCCCTGTGCCAGGCTCAGGGGCATGGACGACAAGACCATCCTGAACCGGATCTCCGAACTGGTCGACGAGGAGCACCGGCTCCGCTCGACCGCACAGGAGCACGAGTCCGGCACCGACGACGAGGCCAAGGAACGGCTGCGGGCGCTGGAGGAGTCCCTGGACCAGTGCTGGGACCTGCTGCGTCGCCGCCGGGCGGCCCGGCAGGCGCACGGCGACCCCGACGCCCAGGGCGAGCGGCCCCTGTCGGAGGTGGAGCGCTACCTGCAGTGACCCGCCGTCCGGTCGGACGGACGTGGCCGTCCCGGGCGGGTGGACCCGCCCGGGACGGCCACGCTCAGCGCAGGCCGCCCTCGCGCAGCAGCACCTCGGTCAGCGCGGCCGGGTCGGCGTCCGACGCCGGCAGGCCGCGGGCGACGAACCAGGTGGCGACCACCCGGACGTCGCGGGCGAGGAACTCCGCCCCCTGCGGGTTGGCCACCACGTCGACCACCTGCGGCAGGTCGATCAGCACGAGCCGTCCCCGGTGCACCAGCAGGTTGTACGGGGACAGGTCGCCGTGGGCGTAGCCGGCCCGGGCCAGCACCACCAGGGCGTCGACGAGCTGGTCCCACAGGTCGCGCAGCCCGGCGGCGTCGGGGCGTAGCTGGGCCAGCCGTGGTGCCGCCTGGCCCTGCGCCGCGTCCCCGACGAACTCCAGCATCAGCTCGGTGCCGAGCAGCTGGACCGGGTACGGCACGGCGATCCGCCCGGAGGCGGCGCCGATCTCCCAGAGCCGGGCGAGGGCGCCGAACTCGGCCGCCGCCCACTGCCCGGCGATCATCTGCCGACCGAAGGCGGTACGCCCCGCCATGGCCCGGTTCTCCCGGGACCGGCGGACCCGACGGCCCTCCAGATAGCCGGCGTCGCGGTGGAAGAGCCGGTGCTGGGCGTCCCGGTAGCGTTTCGCCGCCAGCAGGCAGGACCGGTCGGTGCCCGGCACGGCGCGGCGGACCAGGTGGACGTCC
The Micromonospora sp. R77 DNA segment above includes these coding regions:
- a CDS encoding terpene synthase family protein, which produces MSGPPPAATLDGGVAPASVAEQGRICALATRGLRDLQDVAARHPGLFSAATFDPALLSSVATAIAFTAPWYPAARLRLTTRVLLWVFAADWAIDTRAGTAEEVRRTVADCLAVADGAPPPRGAELAHLLAEIRDELTTAPAWAAQRTVWREELDRMFQAVAREWDWKSLPTDPVTGRPPLDLDGYLDNADNLACSFVNVTHWISVGDPDCLDHLPELRSVGRDVQRVLRLVNDLATHRRDLEWGDLNALLLVAEPAEVTTRLTELAARCRERIAALADRSPRQAEYLHRQIAYTSGFYQLSDFWGAA
- a CDS encoding cytochrome P450 encodes the protein MPVRRALPTLMKDPLGGLVRIADEAEGRVVRLNLGTFRPWLVTHPEHLQRVLRDNAANYIRDDRGLLWRPVRRVVGEAILVAEGEIWESSRAALQPLFTAKRAETLVERMAEAIGEAVDDWAEPARAGRPVDGAQELKRLVLRATMRVLFADRITLVDALRISAALDTVTTAMIPRLLAPFVPYAVPMPGDRAFREAVRTIDQVVLPIIRSVRANPDDGDDIIATLCRPRPDGRVPDEYQIRGDVVAMFSTATETTIALLSWLWPVLETQPDVAARLYEEIDRVVGDGPVRREHLGELRYGRMVLDELLRLYPAGWLIPRTAVADDVVGGVRLPAGATVLVSPYVTQRMATFWPDPTRFDPERFAPDQPRRRYRYAYFPFGGGPHQCLGQYLFLLEAQLIVGTVLSRFRFKLGGPADLTPRMGASLSPRQRMELTLSPAHGPVSR
- a CDS encoding DUF2630 family protein, whose product is MDDKTILNRISELVDEEHRLRSTAQEHESGTDDEAKERLRALEESLDQCWDLLRRRRAARQAHGDPDAQGERPLSEVERYLQ
- a CDS encoding serine protein kinase RIO, whose protein sequence is MRDNDIPAHERRGRGRRRFDDDEPSFLKRGRSAEPALAEPDDEPGPEGGWSSWDQAVHGPEPHPEWLVTELAAKDAELGVLKTGKEADVHLVRRAVPGTDRSCLLAAKRYRDAQHRLFHRDAGYLEGRRVRRSRENRAMAGRTAFGRQMIAGQWAAAEFGALARLWEIGAASGRIAVPYPVQLLGTELMLEFVGDAAQGQAAPRLAQLRPDAAGLRDLWDQLVDALVVLARAGYAHGDLSPYNLLVHRGRLVLIDLPQVVDVVANPQGAEFLARDVRVVATWFVARGLPASDADPAALTEVLLREGGLR